A genomic segment from Nitrospirota bacterium encodes:
- a CDS encoding energy transducer TonB yields MSIRTLAAITLLVVAPWGCAGAPEPAPVTIPPERVEQLIRALSTPVDRPPMLKDPVAHPYYPKEVIPDKRPGLVLLKIDVDAQGRVTAVEVIESTALIFESQARQAARQWSFEPAQRDGVAVPATIVVPVEFSERE; encoded by the coding sequence ATGTCGATCAGAACGCTCGCTGCGATCACGCTGCTGGTCGTCGCGCCGTGGGGATGTGCGGGCGCGCCGGAGCCCGCCCCGGTGACGATTCCCCCTGAACGCGTGGAGCAACTCATTCGGGCGCTGTCGACCCCGGTCGATCGGCCCCCGATGCTGAAGGATCCGGTCGCGCACCCCTACTATCCGAAAGAAGTGATCCCCGACAAACGGCCAGGGCTGGTCCTGCTCAAAATCGACGTCGATGCCCAGGGTCGCGTGACTGCGGTCGAGGTGATCGAGTCCACGGCGTTGATCTTCGAGTCGCAAGCACGGCAGGCCGCTCGCCAATGGTCCTTCGAGCCCGCGCAACGGGACGGCGTGGCCGTGCCCGCCACGATCGTCGTACCTGTGGAGTTTAGCGAGAGAGAGTAA